ACCCTGTGGATCGGCAATACAAGCGAAGTAGCCCCAACGGAAATTACCATTCGCGAAACCGCTAAAAGAGTCTCGCTCGAAGTTTTGATGGCTGATATTGATATTAACAATATAGAAATTCAAGTCAGTCAGGAAACTCTTTTACTTCAAGGTAGATTGAGTGAAGAAACAGGAGTAGATGGTTATTTCCATCCCGGTCAGTTTAAAACTTTGATTCCGCTTCCCCATCCCGTCGATCCTCAAACCGCTTCGGCTGAATTAAAGGAAAATGTTTTGCTAATTCGGCTATTCAAAAAAAAAGCCATTCAACCATCAAGAATTCCCGTTTATCTAAATAATTCAAATTTTGTGTTTTCTCAAATATGCGAACGAGAGTTAGAATTGGAATCCCAACCGTTACATTACTTAACATCTAATTAAATGAACAGTGCATCCGTGGTATCTATGACCACAAAAACTATATTAGTAATTGAAGATGAACGTAACGTGCGAGATATTGTCCAATTCTGTCTGGAAGATTTAGCTGGCTGGAATGTCTTAGCTGTGAGTTCTGCGTTAGAAGGATTGCAAAGAGCAGCACTCGCTCGTCCCGATGCGATATTACTCGATATCTCAATGCCCGAAATGGATGGTTTTATGTTTCTAGAAGTATTGAGAAACAACTCACAAACTCAAGCTATTCCCGTGGTATTAGTGAGTGCGAAAGCTCGGTGGCTAGACCCTCAAATTCTGCAAAAATATCAAGTAGCGGGTGCGATCGCTAAACCATTCGATGTCATTGGATTTCCTAGCCAACTGGCTAAACTTTTGGGGTGGAATTTCATCCCTCTATCTTAAGGGCGATCGCTGGCGTGCTGGCACGTTTGCTGACTCGGGAGAAAGCAGTCGGCTCCAAATCTGCGTGAAAAAATCGCCATCGGACTCGGCAGTTGAATTCACAACGGCACAACCGTAAGCGTTCGCGTCAGCGCTTAGCCTTCCCAAAGGGTAGTCCGCTATCTTTCGGGAACACCGATGGCAAGTGCGGGCTCCATTGTCAAGGCAGTATTAAACACGGATTTAATATGACCCACTCTACACCTATTCTTCTTCAAATGTTCTATCAAACTCTGTTAGAGAATCTTCTTCTATTTCAATCTCATCAACTGCATTATCAGTTAACCCTAGCTCCTTCTTAGCAAATACACGCCTTGCGCGGCGATCGAGAATTTTGATAATGTTAGTTCGATCTTCTTTAATCGCCTCAATATCTTCTTTTTGAATCAGCACCATATAGTAACGGGATACTTCCATCATACGATAAGCGTACTGGAAAGCATCTCTAGTAAACTCACCAGTAGTAACGATCATTACCACATCAGCGCCAGTAACAAATGTCATGCCTACTTCTTTAGCTAACACTTCAACATCTACTCGTTTGGTGTTTTTGCACTGAATTTGCC
Above is a genomic segment from Leptolyngbyaceae cyanobacterium containing:
- a CDS encoding Hsp20/alpha crystallin family protein, with the protein product MNSIYWNWLQKLDCFNESMLNSLASFMQACQQSTLWIGNTSEVAPTEITIRETAKRVSLEVLMADIDINNIEIQVSQETLLLQGRLSEETGVDGYFHPGQFKTLIPLPHPVDPQTASAELKENVLLIRLFKKKAIQPSRIPVYLNNSNFVFSQICERELELESQPLHYLTSN
- a CDS encoding response regulator codes for the protein MNSASVVSMTTKTILVIEDERNVRDIVQFCLEDLAGWNVLAVSSALEGLQRAALARPDAILLDISMPEMDGFMFLEVLRNNSQTQAIPVVLVSAKARWLDPQILQKYQVAGAIAKPFDVIGFPSQLAKLLGWNFIPLS